A genomic stretch from Astatotilapia calliptera chromosome 4, fAstCal1.2, whole genome shotgun sequence includes:
- the LOC113020822 gene encoding zinc finger MYM-type protein 1-like isoform X1, whose protein sequence is MEQEPERSGEIRKARENQNTTASQQEAAGGSLRTAEGGLLEGAAGDDLGTLESGPRQNVLPQYPLSQFGGQQRAFNKSWFEQFTWLEYSVVRNLAFCFSCRIFGKQNTLKKDGLSHSGFCNWKRALNAFREHEKSSSHSSSMICWHSCKTTKNQGDVVEQLRSASAAQISERRQYLHRILAVTSFLGKQGIPFRGHDEQESTSHNQGNFLECMKLLKTFDPFLKNYSPVSHTTYVSHFSQNDMITSISHEITGNIVKEMKEAKMYSVMADEARDGHTEQLAVCVRFVSCKGHVKECFLGLRKLERFDAQCITDTIEELLQYHTLSDLICVAQSYDGASVMSGAVGGVQARFRQRHPEAVYVHCYAHELNLVLCHTCKAIPAASDFFGLLENVYTFFNTSLVNHTKFKELQKDLGLFASELVQLSNTRWACQVNSIKALLNNISAVLATLEATNTPIAKGILSKLSKPKTVYMLIMFSQLLGTTEGLHRYLQGERLDMGKAVEYKMSVVDTLSKLRTEAAAEEIFEKAMDICGSYNIQIPQGARHKQKRLEGFVLESSCGATPNLTSSAEFRYEIFFPCLDRMLQELADRFSGAGQKIMEGIQACNPSSPTFLSEDALKPIAAHYHVTIKPEELVVAKNFMKRKMEKEDICDITTAFHLLDEDMFPTLKVIFRIALTIPVSSCSCERSFSALRRLHMWLRRTMGQERLNDLAILSIEKEYLDNVDPENVIDRFAKLKPRRYNLMLPQ, encoded by the exons ATGGAACAAGAACCAG AGAGGTCAGGGGAAATCAGGAAAGCaagagaaaaccaaaacacaacagcatcaCAGCAGGAAGCAGCAGGTGGATCGTTAAGGACAGCTGAAGGAGGTTTACTGGAAGGAGCAGCAGGAGATGATTTAGGAACTCTAGAAAGTGGTCCAAGACAAAATGTCCTCCCACAATATCCGCTGAGCCAGTTTGGAGGTCAGCAGAGGGCGTTTAATAAGAGTTGGTTTGAACAGTTTACATGGCTGGAGTATTCTGTTGTGAGGAACTtggctttctgtttttcatgtcGCATTTTTGGGAAgcagaatactttaaaaaaagatggcCTCAGTCATTCAGGGTTCTGCAATTGGAAGAGGGCTTTAAATGCCTTTAGGGAGCACGAAAAGAGTTCTAGCCATTCGTCTTCTATGATCTGCTGGCACAGCTGTAAGACCACAAAAAACCAAGGTGACGTTGTTGAGCAACTTAGATCAGCAAGCGCAGCACAGATTTCAGAGAGACGACAGTATctccacaggatcttagctgtAACAAGTTTCCTTGGAAAACAAGGAATACCATTCCGTGGCCACGATGAGCAGGAATCCACCAGTCATAATCAAGGGAACTTCCTTGAGTGCATGAAGCTGCTGAAAACATTTGatccatttttgaaaaattacagTCCTGTCTCACATACTACCTATGTGTctcatttttcacaaaatgatATGATAACCAGTATTTCACATGAAATAACTGGAAATATAGTTAAAGAGATGAAGGAAGCTAAGATGTACTCTGTTATGGCTGATGAGGCTAGAGATGGGCACACGGAGCAGCTTGCAGTGTGTGTACGTTTTGTGTCATGTAAAGGCCATGTCAAAGAATGTTTTCTTGGTCTACGGAAACTAGAAAGGTTTGATGCACAGTGCATTACAGACACTATTGAGGAGCTGTTGCAGTATCACACGCTCAGTGACTTAATTTGTGTTGCTCAATCCTATGATGGGGCATCTGTCATGAGTGGTGCTGTGGGTGGTGTGCAGGCCCGTTTCAGACAGAGACACCCTGAAGCAGTATATGTGCACTGCTATGCACATGAGCTCAACCTTGTCCTTTGCCATACATGCAAGGCTATTCCAGCTGCTTCTGACTTCTTTGGACTTTTGGAAAATGTCTACACATTTTTTAACACCTCCCTGGTAAACCACACAAAGTTTAAGGAACTGCAAAAGGACCTTGGACTGTTTGCATCTGAGCTTGTTCAGCTCTCTAACACAAGATGGGCCTGCCAAGTAAATTCCATCAAAGCCCTTCTCAACAACATTTCTGCAGTTTTAGCAACTCTCGAAGCCACAAACACTCCTATTGCTAAAGGGATCTTGTCCAAGCTGTCAAAACCCAAGACTGTGTACATGTTAATCATGTTCTCACAGCTGCTTGGCACCACTGAAGGCCTGCACCGCTACCTGCAGGGAGAAAGGCTAGACATGGGCAAAGCTGTGGAGTACAAGATGTCGGTAGTTGATACACTGAGTAAACTGCGCACAGAGGCTGCTGCTGAGGAAATATTTGAGAAGGCCATGGACATTTGTGGAAGCTACAACATCCAGATTCCTCAGGGGGcaagacacaaacagaaaagactTGAAGGATTTGTACTTGAGTCCAGCTGTGGTGCAACACCAAATCTCACAAGCTCAGCAGAGTTTAGGTACGAGATATTCTTTCCTTGTTTGGACCGAATGTTGCAGGAGCTAGCAGACAGATTTTCTGGGGCAGGACAGAAAATAATGGAGGGCATTCAGGCATGCAATCCATCCTCCCCAACATTCCTTTCCGAAGATGCCTTAAAACCCATTGCGGCACACTACCATGTGACAATAAAGCCTGAAGAACTTGTTGTGGCAAAAAActtcatgaaaagaaaaatggaaaaagaggaCATTTGCGACATCACAACTGCCTTCCACTTGCTTGACGAGGACATGTTCCCAACTCTGAAGGTCATCTTTAGAATTGCACTAACCATTCCTGTCAGTAGCTGCAGCTGTGAGCGCTCTTTTAGTGCCTTGCGTCGTCTCCACATGTGGCTAAGGAGAACCATGGGACAAGAGAGGCTGAATGATTTGGCCATATTATCTATTGAAAAGGAGTACTTGGATAATGTTGACCCTGAAAATGTCATTGATAGGTTTGCAAAACTCAAGCCTCGCAGATACAATCTCATGTTACCACAATAA
- the LOC113020822 gene encoding uncharacterized protein LOC113020822 isoform X2 has product MSGSASGYSNHRGRSSRMPNHKGAKRGLESSKSKIAPENANEESATSSNVLMDSFHNYAATTVALTLAEEEMDEFPPLPVTPLKSPAPKKVMYERSNSDPVDVNEIISRLSALINTRSDNIESMVRENSNMVKENTLQIEGLKKTIDFVCAEMKDMKGKVCDLGKKKVTKEEGRVDNCQQRISELERYSRRWNLRLHGVREAEKEDVRGKVTVICQSVLPEQNRRLPDVIYTDSEPSDKVAPDLEASSCSSPPESTEMLYGKQPKHPPTCRTII; this is encoded by the coding sequence atgtctggctccgcctctggatACAGCAATCATAGGGGAAGAAGCAGCAGAATGCCGAATCACAAAGGAGCGAAAAGGGGACTGGAAAGTTCCAAGTCTAAGATAGCGCCTGAGAATGCTAACGAGGAGAGTGCTACGTCCAGCAATGTGCTAATGGATAGCTTCCATAACTACGCAGCTACTACGGTGGCACTTACGTTAGCCGAAGAAGAAATGGATGAGTTCCCACCTCTCCCTGTTACACCTCTCAAATCGCCAGCTCCGAAGAAGGTGATGTACGAACGCAGCAACTCTGACCCAGTTGATGTAAATGAGATAATTTCTCGTCTGTCGGCACTAATAAACACCAGGTCTGATAACATTGAGAGCATGGTGAGAGAGAACTCGAACATGGTGAAAGAGAATACGCTCCAGattgagggtctcaaaaagaCGATTGATTTTGTGTGCGCGGAAATGAAAGATATGAAAGGGAAAGTTTGCgacttgggaaaaaaaaaagtaactaaagAGGAAGGTCGAGTGGACAACTGCCAACAGAGAATATCTGAGTTGGAAAGATATTCCAGGAGGTGGAATCTCAGACTACATGGAGTCAGGGAGGCTGAGAAAGAAGACGTAAGGGGAAAGGTGACTGTGATATGCCAGTCTGTTCTGCCAGAACAAAATCGTAGGCTGCCTGACGTCATCTACACCGACTCGGAGCCAAGCGACAAGGTAGCACCAGACCTAGAGGCATCATCGTGCAGTTCACCTCCCGAATCTACAGAGATGCTGTATGGAAAGCAGCCAAAACATCCTCCTACCTGCAGGACAATCATTTGA